Sequence from the Maribellus comscasis genome:
TTCTGCTTTCAAAAACTGAAAATACTCAGCCGGCAAAACTGGAACTCGATTTTATTGAAAACCCGGATGTTGCCCAAACCATGGCATGTTTATGTGTTGCCAAACAAATTCCATTTCATTTTACAGGCTTAAAAACCTTAAAAATCAAAGAAACAGATCGGATTTTTGCACTCCAAAACGAATTGGCAAAATTTGGAGCGAGATTAACAGAACCGAAACACGGAGAATTGGCATGGAATGGAATAATTGATCCAACTTTGACAGAAAAAACTCCCGAAATAAAAACCTATCACGATCACCGGATGGCACTTGCTTTTGCGCCAATGGCAATTGTTGGTTTTACTTTTAAAATTGAAAATCCGATGGTTGTAACAAAATCATACCCAAATTTCTGGAACGATTTAAAAACAATTGGTTTTGAAATAACAGAAAAAGAATAATTATCGTTTTTGTCGAAAAAATTCCTGCATCAATTCGGCGCACTCAGTTGAAAGAACTCCTGACACAATCTCCGTTTTCGGGTGCAGAGCGTTGGATGCAAACTTTTTAAAACCTCTTTTATCGTCGGAAGCCCCATATACAATCTTCCCAATTTGCGACCAGCCCAATGCGCCGGCACACATCACACAGGGTTCCAATGTTACATACAAAATACAATCGTTCAGATATTTTCCGTCCAGCATATTCGCCGCAGCAGTAATCGCCTGCATTTCCGCATGGGCAGTAACATCGTTTAAAGTTTCTGTTAAATTGTGTGCGCGTGCAATAATTTTCTGATTTGAAACTACCACTGCGCCAACCGGAACCTCTCCCTCTTCAAATGCTAAAAGCGCCTCAGAAAACGCTTTTTTCATAAAATACTCATCATTAAACGGTTCAATCATATTTCTCTTAAAATGGCTGCTAAAATTCTGGATGAATTTGCTAAAATCTTCTTATTTTCGCAACCAAATTATAAAAAAGGTATCATGTACAGAACTCATACGTGTGGTGAACTGAGAATAGAAAATTTAGGTACTGAAGTTACCCTTTCCGGCTGGGTACAACGAATTCGCGATTTGGGAGCAATGACTTTTGTTGATTTGCGTGACCGTTATGGAATTACACAGCTGGTTGTTGACGAAAATACAGATAAATCGGTTACAGAAGATCTTGAAAAACTGGGACGCGAATTTGTAATTCAGGCAGTTGGAATTGTTCGGGAACGTTCGAGCAAAAACAAAAACATAACAACCGGCGATGTTGAAATTGCACTGAAATCAATTCAAATTTTAAGTCCGTCGGCTGTACCACCATTTACAATCCAGGATGATACCGATGGTGGCGACGATTTACGAATGAAATACCGTTATCTGGATTTACGAAGAACGGCTGTTCGCAAGAATCTGGAATTACGTGCAAAAATGGCTCATGCCATTCGTAATTATTTAAATACAGACGGTTTTATTGAAACGGAAACACCTGTTTTAATTAAATCGACACCTGAAGGTGCGCGCGATTTTGTAGTTCCGTCAAGAATGAATCCTGGAGAATTTTATGCGTTGCCACAATCACCGCAGATGTTCAAACAGCTTTTAATGGTTGCCGGGTTCGACAAATATTATCAGATTGTAAAATGTTTTCGCGATGAAGATTTACGCGCTGATCGCCAGCCTGAATTTACTCAGATCGACTGCGAGATGTCGTTTGTTGAGCAAAAAGATGTATTGGAAACATTTGAAGGTTTAACCCGCTACATGTTTAAAGAAGTTCTGGATATAGAAGTTGATGAATTTCCGTGGATGCCTTATTCAGAAGCAATGGAAAAATATGGTTCTGATAAACCGGATACCCGCTTTGAAATGCTTATCAACGATATTTCAGAAATTGTAAAAGGAAAAAACTTTAATGTATTCGACTCGGCTGAATACATTGGAGCAATTTGTGCCAAAGGTTGCGCAGAATATACACGCAAACAACTGGATGGACTTACCAACTGGGTGAAACGACCACAAATAGGGGCAAAAGGATTGGTTTACGTAAAATGTAATGCTGATGGAACTTACAAGTCTTCTGTAGATAAATTCTATTCACAGGAAGATTTGCAACAATGGGCAGAAGCAACTGGAGCAAAAGCGGGTGATCTGATTTTAGTAATGTCTGGTGATAAAAACCACATGCTTGATGCTCTTGGTGCACTTCGTCTTGAAATGGCAAATCAGCTTGGGCTTCGCGACAAAAAAGTATTCAAACCACTTTGGGTGGTTGATTTCCCGCTTTTGGAATGGGATGAAGAATCACAACGTTTCTTCGCCATGCACCATCCGTTTACTTCTCCAAAACCGGAAGATATTCCGTTGCTTGACACAGCCCCTGGAAAAGTCAGAGCCAATGCTTACGACCTTGTAATTAACGGTGTTGAAATAGGTGGAGGTTCTGTTCGTATTTTTAATTCTGAACTGCAATCAAAAATGTTTGATTTGCTCGGATTTACTAAAGAACAGGCAGAAACACAGTTTGGATTCTTAATGAACGCTTTCAAATACGGAGCCCCGCCACACGCAGGAATCGCTTTTGGTTTTGACCGGTTGGTGTCTTTGTTTGCTGGTCTTGATACGATTCGCGACGTCATCGCGTTCCCTAAAAACAATTCTGGCCGCGATGTAATGAACGATGCACCAGCGGCAATAGCAAAAGAACAACTTGACGAATTAAATTTAATTCTGAACATCAAAGAAAAATAGTGCCGAGTGTTATACAAAAAGAAAAGGGAAACCAAATGAATGGTTCCCCTTTTCTTTTTTATATCTGTATAATCAATCAGATTATCTTTCTGCTCTTCTCCTTGATGAATAGTTAATGTGCAGAGCCGCTGCTTTTCGCAACTCTTGCTTAATATCATTAACAATACCCATTTTAGTATTTTCATCTACTTTCAATGAGGTAATCATCATGGGTCTTTCATCTTCAGCTCTTGCTTCTCTTTCAGAAGTAACGTAATCCTGAATGTCATTAACTGTGGCAAATTCGTCATTCAGCTGGATACGAGGCGCAACACCAAATGTTTTTTGGTACTGCAGCAATGGTTCTCCAACATAAATGTAACTTACCAACGATTTCTTTTCAAGTTTACTTAATTCTGTTGCTTCAGGAAGATGTATTTGTACTTTATACGTTACCTCACGCATTGTTGTACTAACCATAAAGAAGAATAACAACATGAACACAATATCAGGTAATGATGCTGTTGAAATGGGAGGTAACTCCTTCCCTCCTTTTTTTCTGAATTTACTCATAATTAATTTCCTCCTACATTTTTACCTTTAGGTTCAGCTTCAGAAATCATCAAAGGATAAACATCACGAATAGCATCCTGTTGTTCTCCATCTAATTCGTCATATGATTTTCCAAAATGATCTCGTGCCAATTCATCCCTTAATTCATTAAAGGCAGCAACCAGTTCGTTTTGTACAGCGAGATATGTTCCATATCTGGTGTCAAGGTCATTTCGTAAAGAGATTACACCTTTGGAAACCATCACTTCTCCAAAATATGGAATTTCCTTAGGTTCTTTTTCCGGCAAATTCTCTGCATTGGTAGGATTTGCCAAGAACTCTTTCGCCCTGTCACGCAGTTCATCAATATTTGTATACTCTCCTTCCACCAGTAAATCGTTGTTCCTGTTCACCAAAACGACAAAAATATTACGCTCATTAATCTGAGGTGTTTCGTCAAGTTGGTCGCGATCAACCCACTGAGGAAGACGTCTTTCCAAACCGCTGTCAACGTCCATCGTGGTTGTTACCAGGAAAAAGATAAGCAGCATAAAAGCGATATCAGCTAATGATGCTGAAGGTATTTCAGGTATTTTTCTAGCCATAATTTAATTTTCCTGTTTTATTACCACGAATAAAATTATTTAAACAATCGTGATACTGAAGAAAATACAATCGACAAAACAGCCAATCCAAGCAAGATGTATGTCGCGTACAATCCGGTATCCACTAACTTAGCTACACTTGCTGTTAATGTTCCATCATTGATAAATCTGTCAACTCCTATAAACTGAGGAATTGCATCAGAAGCCAAAGAGTAAGAAATTACAGCAACAATTGCAAAAAATGCCAGGGCAATTAACCCTCCTTTTGCGGCCTTTTTGTCGGTGAACATGTGCAATAATCCAGAGATTACAGCTACACCGGCACCAATTGCCACAAGTATGTAGGCCCAAACCAAGTTGGTATTAATCCAACTTCCCATTGTTGGATCTTGATCGTTTTCACTAATGTTTGCCATTAATGAAACAACAAGAATTGCAGAAATAAGTAAAAGGCCCCACAATAGTATTGTAACAAATCTATTTGTTTTTGTCATGGGTATCCTTATTTTTTCATGTTATGTTTTACTAATAAATCTAAAAGAGAAATTGATGCATCCTCCATGTTATTGATAATACTGTCAATTTTTGAAACACAGTAGTTGTAGAAAATCTGAAGAATGATTGCAACAACAAGACCGGTTACAGTTGTAATCAAAGCCACTTTAATACCATTTGCAACCAGTGAGGGAGAAATATCACCAGCAACTTCGATAGCATCGAAAGCGCCAATCATCCCGATAACTGTTCCCATGAAACCAAGCATAGGTGCAAGAGCAATAAACAACGCAATCCAGCTTAATCCTTTCTCAAGTAAACCTGCCTGCACTCCTCCGTATGAGATAATTGATTTTTCAACTACGTCGATACCGTGGTCTGCTCTGTCAAGCCCCTGGTAAAAAATACTTGCCACCGGACCACGAGTACTGCGACAAACATCTTTTGCAGCTTCAACACCTCCGTTATCCAAAGCTTCTTCAACTTTAGCCAACAATTTTTTAGTGTTGCTGGTTGCCAAATTAAGGTAAAGTACTCTTTCAATTGCGAAAGCCAAACCTAAAATAAGTGAGATTAATACAAATGACATGAAAGTAGGATTACCTTCAATAAATTTTTGTTTGAGCTGGCTGTGCAGTGATTTTCCTTCTTCTGCCGCTGCGGCAGCTTCTTCTTCCTGATCAGCAGCCAAATCCACTTCCTCGGTAGTAGTTGATTCTTGTGCAGCTGCCTCATCCTGTGCAACCACAGCGTTAGATGCCCCAAAAATCAGCATCCCAAATACTGCTATTAACGCGAATAGTCTTTTCATAATTGATTTGAATTTTTAATTAATAATCTCTTGATTTTTTGATTGTATTGATTTTAATATTTAAAATATTGCTTTTTGCCACAAATAATATGCCTCCTTTTTCAAACGAATGCTTTTTTTCATTCACGAATCTTTTCTCTACTATGCGGAGAGAGGGGGATTCGAACCCCCGGTACCGTTTCGCGGTACACACGCTTTCCAGGCGTGCCAGTTAAGCCACTCCTGCACCTCTCCAGTGTTTTATGCTGGCATGCCAAAAAATAAGGCCTGCAAATTAATAAAAAATTGTGAATAAAAAATAATGCTATTCACTAATTTCCCCTCGTAAGCTTTTATTGAGATACATTTTTATTTCATTGCCCGACAACCCTTGTCCCAACAAAAACATCATCTTTGTGATGGCTGCTTCTGTAGTCATATCTCTACCCGAAACAACACCAGCATTCAAAAGTTCCAAACTTGTTTCGTATTGCCCCATAGAAACCTTTCCTCCCTCACATTGTGTAATATTCAAAAAAACAATGCCTTTTTTTATTGCTCTCTTTATACAATTAATCAGCCACCGCGAAGTCGGTACATTGCCTGAACCAAAGGTCTCCAGCACAACACCTTTCAATCCATGAGTGTTCAAAATTGAATTAAACACGTTTCGATTAACCCCGGGAAACATTTTCAAAATTACAACATTATCATCAAACATTGTACTTACTTTCAAAATCCCCTTGTTTTCAGGATAATAAATATACTCGGGGCTAAACCGAATGTCAACCCCTGCAGTTGCTAAAACAGGATAGTTCACCGAGGTAAAGGCACTAAATTGCTCAGCATCTCTTTTTATTGTACGGTTTCCCCGAAATAGTTTAAAATCAAAATAAATACAGACTTCCGGTACCATACATCTCCCATTCTTACGTGCTGCTGCAATCTCAACCGATGTGATTAAATTTTCTTTTCCGTCGGTTCTCAAAGTACCTATTGGAAGCTGCGAACCAGTTAAAATAATAGGCTTATCCAGATTCTCAAACATAAAACTCAATGCGGAAGCTGTATACGCCATAGTATCGGTTCCGTGTAATATTACAAAACCATCAAATGAATTATAATTTTTCTCTATGGTTTTAGCTATTTTTACCCAAACAGCCGGATTCATATTTGATGAATCGAGCACCGGATTGAGAATAACTGTTTTAATGTTATAATTAAACTTATTCAGTTCAGGAACTTCATCGGTTATTTGATCAAATTTTACGGGAGCAAGTGTTCCTGTTTGCGGATGCTGAACCATTCCAATTGTTCCGCCTGTATATATAATTAATATAGACGCTTTTTGATTTGTATTTCTATTCATTAATATAAAATGAAATGGATATGCAATTTATCAAATCCCAAACAAATTGCGCGCATTTGCGGTTGTTATTTCCGCTACCTTTTCAACCGGGACATCATAAATTTCGGCTACTTTTTGGGCAATATATACCAAAAACGAACTTTCGTTTCTCCGTCCTCTTTTAGGTTCAGGCGCCAAATAGGGTGAATCTGTCTCCAATACAAAATTTGAAAGATCAAAATTACTGATGACCTTATCCAAATCACTGTTTTTAAAAGTCACTACTCCTCCTATTCCTAACAAAAAACCCAAATCGATAATTTTCCGGGCCTCTTTTTTACTACCTGTAAAACAATGAAATATCCCCCTCAAGCTTCCGTCTTGTTCTTCTTCGACAATCTTATAGATTTCATCAAAAGAATTTCTTACATGAATAACAATGGGAAGATTTTTATTTTTCGCGAGCCTTACCTGAAAGCGAAATGCATCTTCCTGCTGTTTTACAAAGGTTTGAGACCAATATAAATCAATACCAATTTCGCCAACACCATAAAAATTATGCTTGTCAAACCAGTACTCTACCGCCTCTAACTCCTGTTTATAATCTTCATCTACAGAAGTCGGGTGAAGTCCCATTAAAGGATAGCACAGATGCGGATAAGAATTTGATACGTCAACAAGATGCTTTGCTGTGCCTGAATCGATATTGGGAAGAATAATCTTCTTTACATTATTATTGTAGGCCTTTTGAATCACATCGTCGAAATCATGCGAAAAATCCTCGGTATAAATATGCGAATGCGTATCAATCAACATAAAAACAAAATTTCGACGAATATATAAAAGGTTTTATCCTGAAACACATCTTCTATTTTATCAATAGATTAAATTTTATGTATTTCAGGATAAATTAATATTAGTACCTCTTTGAAAAACAGAATTATACAATCCCCTGAGCCAACATAGCTTCAGCCACTTTTACAAAACCACCAACATTGGCTCCTTTTACATAATCGATGGAGTTTCCGTTTCTGCCGTAGTGTACGCAGGTTTCGTGAATATTCTTCATAATTCCTTTTAATCGTGCGTCAACTTCTTCGCGCGGCCAGTTTATCCGCATACTGTTTTGCGACATTTCCAAGCCTGAAACAGCTACACCACCTGCATTTACTGCTTTGCCCGGAGCATAATCGATTTGCTCACTTAAATAATCAACTGCTTCAGTTGTACACCCCATATTGGAGGCTTCGGCCAGCATTTTGCAGCCATTTTTCACTAAAGTTTTGGCGTCGTCAAAATCAACTTCATTTTCCGTTGCACAAGGCACTGCCAAATCAACGGGCACTTCCCACGGGCGTTTACCCGCAAAAAACTGAGCTCCAAATTCCTCTGCATAAGGTTCCACTATATCGTTGTTTGTGGCCCGCAACTCAAGCAAATATTCAACTTTGTCCCCTGATACTCCTTCAGAATCAAAAATATATCCATCAGGCCCTGAAATCGTAACTACTTTGCCTCCCAGTTCATTAATTTTTGTAATTGCCCCCCAGGCGACATTTCCAAATCCGGAAACAGAGATTGTCTTTCCTTCAATATCTTCACCAATACGGTGAAACATATGCTGTGCAAAATAAACTGCACCAAAACCGGTAGCTTCCGGACGAATCAAACTCCCTCCCCAGGCAAGTCCTTTTCCGGTTAACACTCCGGTAAATTCATTTTTTAATCTTTTATACTGGCCAAAAAGATATCCTATCTCCCGGCCACCCACACCAATATCTCCCGCAGGAACATCA
This genomic interval carries:
- a CDS encoding nucleoside deaminase, translated to MIEPFNDEYFMKKAFSEALLAFEEGEVPVGAVVVSNQKIIARAHNLTETLNDVTAHAEMQAITAAANMLDGKYLNDCILYVTLEPCVMCAGALGWSQIGKIVYGASDDKRGFKKFASNALHPKTEIVSGVLSTECAELMQEFFRQKR
- the aspS gene encoding aspartate--tRNA ligase, with protein sequence MAAKILDEFAKIFLFSQPNYKKGIMYRTHTCGELRIENLGTEVTLSGWVQRIRDLGAMTFVDLRDRYGITQLVVDENTDKSVTEDLEKLGREFVIQAVGIVRERSSKNKNITTGDVEIALKSIQILSPSAVPPFTIQDDTDGGDDLRMKYRYLDLRRTAVRKNLELRAKMAHAIRNYLNTDGFIETETPVLIKSTPEGARDFVVPSRMNPGEFYALPQSPQMFKQLLMVAGFDKYYQIVKCFRDEDLRADRQPEFTQIDCEMSFVEQKDVLETFEGLTRYMFKEVLDIEVDEFPWMPYSEAMEKYGSDKPDTRFEMLINDISEIVKGKNFNVFDSAEYIGAICAKGCAEYTRKQLDGLTNWVKRPQIGAKGLVYVKCNADGTYKSSVDKFYSQEDLQQWAEATGAKAGDLILVMSGDKNHMLDALGALRLEMANQLGLRDKKVFKPLWVVDFPLLEWDEESQRFFAMHHPFTSPKPEDIPLLDTAPGKVRANAYDLVINGVEIGGGSVRIFNSELQSKMFDLLGFTKEQAETQFGFLMNAFKYGAPPHAGIAFGFDRLVSLFAGLDTIRDVIAFPKNNSGRDVMNDAPAAIAKEQLDELNLILNIKEK
- a CDS encoding ExbD/TolR family protein, whose amino-acid sequence is MSKFRKKGGKELPPISTASLPDIVFMLLFFFMVSTTMREVTYKVQIHLPEATELSKLEKKSLVSYIYVGEPLLQYQKTFGVAPRIQLNDEFATVNDIQDYVTSEREARAEDERPMMITSLKVDENTKMGIVNDIKQELRKAAALHINYSSRRRAER
- a CDS encoding biopolymer transporter ExbD → MARKIPEIPSASLADIAFMLLIFFLVTTTMDVDSGLERRLPQWVDRDQLDETPQINERNIFVVLVNRNNDLLVEGEYTNIDELRDRAKEFLANPTNAENLPEKEPKEIPYFGEVMVSKGVISLRNDLDTRYGTYLAVQNELVAAFNELRDELARDHFGKSYDELDGEQQDAIRDVYPLMISEAEPKGKNVGGN
- a CDS encoding MotA/TolQ/ExbB proton channel family protein; this translates as MKRLFALIAVFGMLIFGASNAVVAQDEAAAQESTTTEEVDLAADQEEEAAAAAEEGKSLHSQLKQKFIEGNPTFMSFVLISLILGLAFAIERVLYLNLATSNTKKLLAKVEEALDNGGVEAAKDVCRSTRGPVASIFYQGLDRADHGIDVVEKSIISYGGVQAGLLEKGLSWIALFIALAPMLGFMGTVIGMIGAFDAIEVAGDISPSLVANGIKVALITTVTGLVVAIILQIFYNYCVSKIDSIINNMEDASISLLDLLVKHNMKK
- a CDS encoding asparaginase gives rise to the protein MNRNTNQKASILIIYTGGTIGMVQHPQTGTLAPVKFDQITDEVPELNKFNYNIKTVILNPVLDSSNMNPAVWVKIAKTIEKNYNSFDGFVILHGTDTMAYTASALSFMFENLDKPIILTGSQLPIGTLRTDGKENLITSVEIAAARKNGRCMVPEVCIYFDFKLFRGNRTIKRDAEQFSAFTSVNYPVLATAGVDIRFSPEYIYYPENKGILKVSTMFDDNVVILKMFPGVNRNVFNSILNTHGLKGVVLETFGSGNVPTSRWLINCIKRAIKKGIVFLNITQCEGGKVSMGQYETSLELLNAGVVSGRDMTTEAAITKMMFLLGQGLSGNEIKMYLNKSLRGEISE
- a CDS encoding TatD family hydrolase, with product MLIDTHSHIYTEDFSHDFDDVIQKAYNNNVKKIILPNIDSGTAKHLVDVSNSYPHLCYPLMGLHPTSVDEDYKQELEAVEYWFDKHNFYGVGEIGIDLYWSQTFVKQQEDAFRFQVRLAKNKNLPIVIHVRNSFDEIYKIVEEEQDGSLRGIFHCFTGSKKEARKIIDLGFLLGIGGVVTFKNSDLDKVISNFDLSNFVLETDSPYLAPEPKRGRRNESSFLVYIAQKVAEIYDVPVEKVAEITTANARNLFGI
- the gdhA gene encoding NADP-specific glutamate dehydrogenase, whose translation is MKTDINEFIADLEKRTPGENEFHQAVEEVIGSVWEFYEKNPRYQKAKILERMVEPERVIMFRVPWVDDRGEVQINRGYRVEFNSALGPYKGGLRFHSSVTLSILKFLGFEQTFKNSLTTLPMGGGKGGSDFSPKGKTDAEIMRFCQSFMSELYRHIGPNTDVPAGDIGVGGREIGYLFGQYKRLKNEFTGVLTGKGLAWGGSLIRPEATGFGAVYFAQHMFHRIGEDIEGKTISVSGFGNVAWGAITKINELGGKVVTISGPDGYIFDSEGVSGDKVEYLLELRATNNDIVEPYAEEFGAQFFAGKRPWEVPVDLAVPCATENEVDFDDAKTLVKNGCKMLAEASNMGCTTEAVDYLSEQIDYAPGKAVNAGGVAVSGLEMSQNSMRINWPREEVDARLKGIMKNIHETCVHYGRNGNSIDYVKGANVGGFVKVAEAMLAQGIV